From a single Pyxicephalus adspersus chromosome 11, UCB_Pads_2.0, whole genome shotgun sequence genomic region:
- the MPV17L gene encoding mpv17-like protein: MRAFVQFTKRHPWLTNVTIYGSLFASADVVQQKLSKGPNEQIDFKQTAKVGLVGFCFHANFNFFWLRFIERTFPGSAVKNVLRKVACDQLLAAPVTISAFYTGLSLLDKEEDVFKNLKEKFWPTYKTGVFCWTIFQTINFSLVPPFVRTAYIGVCAFLWTTFLCYIRNKDIDQVTTRVIQHIPIVGRKMTAQTEKENNCKSPK; the protein is encoded by the exons ATGCGTGCTTTTGTACAATTTACAAAAAGACACCCCTGGTTGACCAACGTGACAATCTATGGCTCTCTCTTTGCATCAGCTGATGTTGTGCAACAGAAACTCTCAAAAGGACCCAACGAacaaatagattttaaacaaACTGCTAAGGTCGGACTTGTGGGATTCTGTTTTCATGccaatttcaactttttttggcTAAGATTCATTGAAAGAACATTTCCAGGATCGGCAGTTAAGAATGTCTTAAGGAAAGTAGCATGCGATCAGCTGCTGGCAGCTCCAGTTACAATCAGTGCCTTCTACACAG gtttgaGCCTTTTAGATAAAGAGGAAGATGTCTTCAAAAACCTTAAAGAGAAATTCTGGCCAACTTACAAg aCAGGAGTATTTTGCTGGACCATCTTTCAG acaaTAAACTTCAGCCTTGTACCACCATTTGTCAGAACAGCCTACATCGGAGTATGTGCATTTTTGTGGACCACATTTCTCTGCTATATCCGTAACAAAGACATTGACCAGGTGACAACACGTGTCATTCAACACATTCCGATCGTGGGCAGGAAAATGACAGCCcagacagagaaagaaaataactgTAAATCTCCtaaataa